A region of Dictyostelium discoideum AX4 chromosome 1 chromosome, whole genome shotgun sequence DNA encodes the following proteins:
- a CDS encoding hssA/2C/7E family protein, with amino-acid sequence MSLLSALTSISKPMNTSSKSSVSSKNASGLSMGSNSIACGSCGGGSYGYPGAGLLAIVDVNVNIDIDINLSATRSYSCGCN; translated from the exons ATGTCTTTATTAT ctgCCTTAACCtcaatttcaaaaccaaTGAACACTTCATCTAAATCAAGTGTATCATCAAAGAATGCTTCTGGTTTATCAATgggttcaaattcaattgcaTGTGGTTcatgtggtggtggtagttaTGGTTATCCAGGTGCTGGTTTACTTGCAATTGTCGATGTCAATGTAAACATTGATATTGATATCAATCTCAGTGCAACCAGAAGTTATTCATGTGgttgtaattaa
- a CDS encoding hssA/2C/7E family protein, which translates to MSLLSALTSISKPMNTSSKSSVSSKNVSGLSMGSNSIACGSCGGSYGYPGAGLLAIVDLNVNIDIDINLSATRSYSCGCN; encoded by the exons ATGTCGTTATTAT ctgCCTTGACCtcaatttcaaaaccaaTGAACACTTCATCTAAATCAAGTGTATCATCAAAGAATGTCTCTGGTTTATCAATgggttcaaattcaattgcaTGTGGTTCATGTGGTGGTAGTTATGGTTATCCAGGTGCTGGTTTACTCGCAATTGTTGATCTCAATGTAAACATTGATATTGATATCAATCTCAGTGCAACCAGAAGTTATTCATGTGGttgtaattaa
- a CDS encoding hssA/2C/7E family protein: protein MSLLSALTSISKPMNTSSKSSVSSKNASGLSMGSNSIACGSCGGGSYGYPGAGLLAIVDLNVNIDIDINLSATRSYSCGCN from the exons atgtctttattat cTGCCTTAACCtcaatttcaaaaccaaTGAACACTTCATCTAAATCAAGTGTATCATCAAAGAATGCCTCTGGTTTATCAATgggttcaaattcaattgcaTGTGGTTcatgtggtggtggtagttaTGGTTATCCAGGTGCTGGTTTACTAGCAATTGTTGATCTCAATGTAAACATTGATATTGATATCAATCTCAGTGCAACCAGAAGTTATTCATGTGgttgtaattaa